Proteins encoded together in one Passer domesticus isolate bPasDom1 chromosome 6, bPasDom1.hap1, whole genome shotgun sequence window:
- the LOC135303670 gene encoding GTP-binding protein Rhes-like: MERVRMLPRVLSGLSLLPRMPKAHPCQIQTQGMPGRFGMEGTSQPIQCCPLPRTGTPSIAQVAPSHSAFAPLRGAPFPVREALPGAAACGETEAQLPNRLRDGMTTASAGQERGGGGHQPARPGLSPARPPGRSRRSSARRSGERRIPGQPRAGSGMSFPRPLRRSVSLSPARTLRLVVLGQSAVGKTALTVRFITRRFIGDYDPTLEMIYRHVAVIDGEMVHFEILDTAGQEEDSLQIEEKIKWGDGFAVVYSVTDRCSFDEVMRLCFLINHLHGSPKRSGAEQPPVVIVGNKKDLQFDRMVSTEDGENLSKALKIPFYEISTRDSYEEPVAVFSSLYQELLRQGHFSPGSFKRRTVSKLMEKIPKMQASSTLNSAGRSLSFNSFRDYIPE, encoded by the exons ATGGAGAGagtcaggatgctgcccagggTGTTGTCAGGCTTGTCCCTTCTTCCCAGGATGCCCAAGGCACATCCATGCCAGATCCAG ACTCAGGGAATGCCAGgaaggtttgggatggaagggacctcacAGCCCATCCAGTGCTGCCCTCTGCCACgcacagggacaccttccatagCCCAGGTGGCTCCGTCCCACAGTGCCTTTGCCCCTTTGAGGGGAGCCCCTTTCCCTGTCCGGGAAGCGCTGCCCGGCGCTGCTGCCtgcggggaaactgaggcacaacTCCCGAACCGCCTCCGGGACGGGATGACGACCGCCTCTGCTGGCcaggaaagaggaggaggagggcatCAGCCGGCCCGcccggggctgagcccagcccggcccccgGGGCGGAGCCGGCGGAGCAGCGCCCGGCGGAGCGGGGAGCGGCGGatcccggggcagccccgggccggctCCGGGATGAGCTTCCCGCGGCCCCTGCGCCGCTCCGTGAGCCTCAGCCCGGCCCGCACCCTGCGCCTCGTCGTGCTGGGACAGAGCGCCGTGGGCAAGACAG cgcTGACCGTGCGATTCATCACCAGGAGGTTCATTGGAGACTATGACCCAACCCTAG AAATGATCTACAGGCACGTGGCTGTCATCGATGGGGAGATGGTGCACTTCGAGATCCTCGACACAGCCGGGCAG GAGGAGGACTCCCTGCAGATCGAGGAGAAGATCAAGTGGGGCGATGGCTTTGCCGTGGTCTACTCGGTGACCGACCGCTGCAGCTTCGACGAGGTGATGCGGCTCTGCTTCCTCATCAACCACCTGCACGGCAGCCCCAAGCGCAGCGGCGCCGAGCAGCCCCCCGTGGTCATCGTGGGCAACAAGAAGGACCTGCAGTTCGACAGGATGGTGTCCACCGAGGACGGGGAGAACCTCTCCAAAGCCCTCAAGATTCCCTTCTACGAGATCTCCACCCGGGACAGCTACGAGGAGCCGGTGGCGGTGTTCAGCAGCCTCtaccaggagctgctcaggcagggccACTTCTCCCCGGGCTCCTTCAAGAGGAGGACAGTGTCCAAGCTCATGGAGAAGATTCCCAAAATGCAA